In the genome of Spodoptera frugiperda isolate SF20-4 chromosome 1, AGI-APGP_CSIRO_Sfru_2.0, whole genome shotgun sequence, the window AACTGCCATCTGTCATGAcaataagttaaattaaaataaaaaaactagtagCAACGTTTAACTGTATATTTGTtgtaaaactataatattttacattaaacaaataataataacattgaacAATATGGAATGTGAATTGTATGTACAAGTCATTGACAtaagtcataatttattttgtgagttCATGTTTATTAAAAGTGAACGCACGCTTATCCGAGCCGAACGCGTCGAACGAAACGAATTTTAGAATTCTGTATATGAAATCTCATGAAACCTCGCACCTTCCTCGCGTCGAATCGTCCGAATCTGGAAGAACCCCAGAAATTCTATCTAGACGTATTCGAAAAACGCCTTCAGATTCAGCGCGGTTTATGCGACAAGCGTAGAAACGATTTCTCGGATGCGGTCGATTCTTGATATTGTGCGAAGCCGAGCCAAACGTTCGGCTCGGATATGTGCGTTCACctctaatgttttaatattctgACTTTGTCACTGACTTACTATGACAATTATTTAAACCCAAGCATTTATAGAACATTACAATTGGTAACTAATGCATTtatttgatacaaaaatatactcttttttacatattttaatgtataacgTATTTTTTCGCCATTTAATTGGCCCAATGCAATTCTATTTGACTAGCACCACAAAATCAccagtgtattttttattataattaattaaatagactcacataatatttgtttgttttctttgttgtttatttacatgtaaAACTATGCTATGgtatgtttgtctgttcgtaCCTTACTAAATGTAATGAATTGCAATATGAGAGAATCTATTAAAATgtgttctgttatttttttttctcatttattCTCCTAGAGAAGTGGTAGGCAAACTGCCCAATCATCCATGTTACCTAAGGAGCAGCCAACTAGTTCCACACACGctatgattatatttttacaccCAATACTTTTAGATAAACTACAACAGTCAAAGATACAATCATATGaatattcaatataataaaagtaacataactAGGCACTAACAAAGTTCTCATTGATAAGTTCACAGCTCCTGTTAACAGGTTGGCTATCAGAAAATATGATAACCCATTAGTATTTATGTGAGATAATATAACAGGCACTTTGAAACTGTTTCCTTTGCTTTCAACTAAtacagtaatataatataaaaaagcacTCATAGTTACCAAAAGAGTATCTATGTAAAGGCAATAACCAGCATTAGCTAAAGTCCTAGATGCAGGTCTAATCACATGTACAAAATATGTGAGAGACCACATTAATACTGTTCCtaatattaacttaatttgtGTATGATATTTTGTGACATTTCTATttagcaatatattttttatacaaacaccgaatagatagatagatacataTCCTAAACAGGAGGAAATTCCTTCTCTATTTGCTGATATGAGGGAATCTCTAGGGGTGTCACCAAATACCCAGTCTTGTAGACCCATGTACAGAGAAAGTTCATGGCCAACTAATGACAGAATACAAAGTAACACTGCattgttagaaaaatataacacaatagTTGAAAGGACTTTACAAACAGCTATTGTGAAGAAAAAGTTCCAATGCACACCATACTCGGTGACATGTTCCTGATAATTCAGTTGTTTTACAGACACATACCTTCCTATACCAAGAATAACTAAtacagatattattttaaaatttcccTTTACAATTTCTCCAAGTTTTTGTGTCCGCAAGTCTTTATGTACAACTCCACTCATGATAACAAATAAACCAACTCCGGTATCCATTAGACTGTACCCAAATCTCTCTGTTTTGGCCAAATACCTAGGGAAGTCTTGGAAGTCTACAGCTAATATACATAATCCCGTGATAAGGTACGTTAGTCCCCTGAGACAAGATATCAAAGGAACTCTATTGTTTGGAAATACATTCTTTTGCATGAACTTCTTTACTATGTTTTGGTGATACAATAATAGATTGATTAATAGCATAATAAAGATTGCaaggtttaaaatgtaaatgtattcTGCTAGTAAGGTGTGTGCTACGATCATGGGTAGCACCATGACCAAGTATTCATAGGCGAATTGACAGCATCGCGGGAATCTTGATTTGATGGCTAAATAGGCGGCACATTGCACAGTGAAGAATATACAGGCGCAGGTGTGGACCGCCGTCGAGCCATGGTTATTCTGCATGAAGGATTCATGGTACTTCTTGTATTCTGAAGCGTTCATTGTACCTACAATACACTGAAAACGCCACTGATAAGCTTATCTTTCCGCGACTTACTCAGATTTATTACTGCAAGTTCAACTAGGTACTTGTACCTATTTCACTGATTGTTTTATAAGCATAAAAAGTTCTTAtgtattcatttataattacttttaacatttatttacaatttgtgTGCTTTTGAATCACGAAATCAAAACATTTGTCTGACGTCTATCACTGTCAATCTGACAATAATTGACAGTGACAGTTATTCTAGTCAGCGTGTACACAAAGTCTTTTTAGCTAATTaccattttcttttacaaaatgcGACAAAAGAATTCAAACAATTAAGAAGTAAGGGAACTATCCAAGTAAAACCTCAGCATAATCCTCAAAGCTGTTTGTTATTGataactgactgactgacagcaaaataacaaaaatgtcacATTCATTATCAAGATAGGttacaaaatcataaaacaacTTATTAAAATGCCTTAAATTCATTAAGATGTTTCAgcaaatttaaacaaataaacgcCAGAACCACTTTTACACGTAAATTAGGTGCAAAAGGTTTCATCATGGAGGAAATTCTTTAGCCAGGAATCAGAAAGACATCAATTTTTATAAAAGGTGCAGAGCGTTAGTGCTTTAAGCTGCGCTACTGCTATTTGGAGCTATTTTAATGGTCTGTCTGTATACCCTGGTCGGTTTTGCAGCATTCTGTAGCTCATTTTATAATGGTTAATTGAGCTAAGTTGATAATGAACGGTGTGTAAAATTCTTAGTctttaatgtacctactatcGTATTTAGAAGTACCTACTAATGATTCTTTCACTTTCAGAAGAATACGATTAACACTATTTCAAACGACTTCAGAGAAAAAGTCAAGTAATTGCCTTCCTACAATTTGagattacttttaattaaaattaaaatgtcatttgtAACCATGTCTCGGTTCGTTATGCGGATTGCCGACTATCGTAAGTTTGTTGTTTACTAATTACGTATTTACCTATTTGTGTAAGTAGGTAAGGAGTTACCGATGTCCTAGTGTCATTTAACATTGGtacgagaatttttattttttctttattttagttttaagttagtttttattcctaattaggtatttttgagttgtaaataatgtgtaatcataaaaaaatactttaaattattaaataggtatattatgtaggtgAGTATTCTAGTAAACAATGTAATTAACGTTGGTAGTATAGAACGTGTTACCATAGCACCCAAAGTAATGTACAACTCCCtttggtaatttaaaaaaatatagtatgtaAATACCTATTAAGTGAGTCATGTCCCTTTTTTGCAGTGACCTCGTCGGATGATAAGAAAATGCCCATAAAAATCAGTCGTGTGTTACATTTCAATGATATCAAAAAAGAATAAACTGCaagtcattaattaaaatagtatatAAAGATTTCTGAACAAATGAGACAGACATGGACAAGTAATAATGGCACACAGATCATTAAATACAATATGTTGTTGATAATCTGGATAACAAAACTGAACCCTATAACACTGCTCTAAATAGTTTATAGAACACATTGACTAAATAAAAAGGATTGAAACAAATGGATACCCATGTAACATAACAGGTGGCACTATCTCTACTATATCCGGCGtaataaaaattcaaagaaGTTGAGGAATTAATTGGAAACCTCCTGTTGTCTATATAGACAACAGGTCTTCCAAGATGAACCACACGCACCCGGCCGCATCGGCCGACCCTAAGGCAATGTGCCATGGAATGCATTctggtatttttgttttatattttatttttatttattcaactctttatgcacataaaTTTGTACACatggtgggcttaatgccgtaggcgttttctaccagccaaatctttgggtgatgcagagacaaaccagtggtaggtgcacgGAGCCAGatataccaatatatatttaaataattttcaatttcatcataactgaagattttattaatatctacgaatgtttattttaaatctcaTTATTTGCTTTCCCGTCTTCCTAATTTAATTCAAACATTCCACAGCACAAGCAGAGAGGAAAGGAGATTCAAATGAATGTGTAATCAACAATTACGATTTTGAAGAAATGTCTATTGACCCAGGAACCTACGGAGGGTATGGGGGATCTGAATGGCCCCATTGTGATCATGATACACAGCACCATACATCTTGTCCACACTATACGAATATGAATAGTGGGATTACTGAAGCATCAAACTTTAATAGAAATAGTACTTGTACTTGTTTTCAAACATCTAAAAACGTTCCAAACCAAATTTGCCAAGAAAAAAAACCCAAGCCTCCTTGCCAACAAACACTGTTACAACAGGCTATGGAATACCTATATTCACTTGTTTTTAGCCATAGAAGCCAGTGTGACCGTTGTAACCCAAAACCGATATGTCCACGTTGCCAAGCGCTACATTCAAATGGTCAACAGCCTTGTCCAGCTGGCAAGCCTCAAAAGGCTCAAAAGTCATGGCTAGGTTCCAAATTTAAAAAGTCACAGCCATGTCCCAGTGATACACCACCATGTCCCGATCCTACACCGCCATGTCCCGATGATACATCGTCTAGTGATGATACACCGACATGTCCTAATCCGAAGTGTCCCAACGCTCCACCGACATGTCCCAATGGTAAAC includes:
- the LOC118273431 gene encoding phosphatidylinositol-glycan biosynthesis class W protein-like; translation: MNASEYKKYHESFMQNNHGSTAVHTCACIFFTVQCAAYLAIKSRFPRCCQFAYEYLVMVLPMIVAHTLLAEYIYILNLAIFIMLLINLLLYHQNIVKKFMQKNVFPNNRVPLISCLRGLTYLITGLCILAVDFQDFPRYLAKTERFGYSLMDTGVGLFVIMSGVVHKDLRTQKLGEIVKGNFKIISVLVILGIGRYVSVKQLNYQEHVTEYGVHWNFFFTIAVCKVLSTIVLYFSNNAVLLCILSLVGHELSLYMGLQDWVFGDTPRDSLISANREGISSCLGYVSIYLFGVCIKNILLNRNVTKYHTQIKLILGTVLMWSLTYFVHVIRPASRTLANAGYCLYIDTLLVTMSAFLYYITVLVESKGNSFKVPVILSHINTNGLSYFLIANLLTGAVNLSMRTLLVPSYVTFIILNIHMIVSLTVVVYLKVLGVKI